The Oreochromis niloticus isolate F11D_XX linkage group LG2, O_niloticus_UMD_NMBU, whole genome shotgun sequence genome includes a region encoding these proteins:
- the LOC109203021 gene encoding LOW QUALITY PROTEIN: NACHT, LRR and PYD domains-containing protein 12-like (The sequence of the model RefSeq protein was modified relative to this genomic sequence to represent the inferred CDS: inserted 1 base in 1 codon), whose translation MVTEVRGFTDPQKEEYFRKRFRDEEQAKRIITHIKKSRSLHIMCHIPVFCWITATVLEDMLKPREGAELPETLTEMYIHFLVVQSKVKKVKYDGGVETDCHWNSESRKMIESLGKLAFDQLQNGNLIFYESDLTDCGIDIRXSGVFTQIFKEEKGLYQNLVFCFIHLSVQEFLAALHVHLTFINSGVSVLPEEQIICQTSEIMRNELEEHHFYQNAVDEALQSPNGHLNLFLRFLLGLSQQTSQTLLRGLLTLRQSSSETNKETVQYIKMKISKNLSAEKSINLFHCLNELNDRSLVEEIQQSLSSGSLSIDKLSPAQWSALVFILLSSEKDLDEFDLRKYSASEEALLRLLPVVKASNKALIVTYTTGTRRQRWVRDVVEVPGSPEVKMGGAPWIQTHKMVVANQPDIVVVDKQKKTAIVIGVAVPNDSNIRKKKDTRNTLEKYQGLSGCNLSKPGCEALTSVLSNQSCSLIELDLSNNNLQDSGLTELSVALGTPHCKLEILRLSVCNLSDKSCETLSSVLCSQSSNLRELDLNNNNVKDSGVRALSVGLASQHCKLETLRLTLCNLSDKSCETLSSVLCSQSSSLRELDLNNNNVKDSGVKALSAGLASQHCKLETRRLSGCLITKDGCASLASALNSNPSHLKVLDLSYNHPDDAEVELQAGVKDQHWKLETLRVEPAGAKWLKPGLKKYFCELIVDTNTINKNLKLSANNRKVTHVRNDLIYPRHHDRFLDWCQLLCKDVLHGRCYWEVEWTGEVDISVSYRGIGRKGERKNCRFGENPQSWSLDCSNTRGYAVYHNQRKSPIHPSSSSPPCGSKRVAVYVDCPAGTVSFYNVSSDSLIHLHTFNTTFTEPLYPGFGIWHHSCGSSVRLCSVQVEESPSVRETV comes from the exons ATGGTGACAGaagtcagagggttcactgacccacagaaggaagagtacttcaggaagagattcagagatgaggagcaagCCAAAAGGATCATCACCCACATCAAGAAATCGCGAAGCCTGCATATCATGTGCCATATCCCAGTCTTCTgttggatcactgctacagttctggaggatatGTTGAAGCCTAGAGAGGGAGCAGAGTTGCCAGAGActctgactgagatgtacatccattTCCTGGTGGTTCAATCCAAAGTGAAGAAAGTCAAGTATGATGGTGGTGTTGAGACAGATTGTCACTGGAATTCAGaaagcaggaagatgattgaatctctgggaaaactggcttttgaccAGTTACAGAACGGAAACCTGATCTtttatgaatcagacctgacagactGTGGCATCGACATCA GCTCAGGAGttttcacacagatctttaaagaggaaaaaGGGCTATATCAGAACCtagtgttctgcttcatccatctgagcgttcaggagtttctggctgctcttcatgtccatctgaccttcatcaactctggagtcAGCGTGCTACCAGAAGAACAAATAATATGCCAAACATCTGAAATAATGAGAAATGAACTTGAAGAGCATCACTTCTACCAGAATGCTGTAGACGAAGctttacagagtccaaatggacacctaaacttgttcctccgcttcctcctgggtctttcacagCAGACCAGtcagactctcctacgaggCTTGCTGACCCTAAGACAGAGCAGTTCAGAAACCAATaaggaaacagtccagtacattAAGATGAAGATAAGTAAGAATctctctgcagagaaaagcatcaatctctttcactgtctgaatgaactgaatgatcgttctctagtggaggagatccaacagtccctgagttCAGGAAGCCTCTCTATAGATAAACTGTCCCCTGcccagtggtcagctctggtcttcatcttactgtcatcagaaaaggATCTGGATGAGTTTGATCTGaggaaatactctgcttcagaggaggcacTTCTGAGGCTGTTACCTGTGGTAAAAGCCTCAAATAAAGCTCTCATAGTgacataca ctactggaacaagaaggcaacGGTGGGTAAgagacgttgttgaagtccctggaagtcccgaggtcaaaatgggaggtGCCCCATGG atacagacgcaCAAAATGGTGGtagctaaccaaccggacatagtggtggtagacaaacagaagaagacagccATAGTGATAGgtgtagcagttccgaatgacagcaacatcaggaagaagaaagACACAAGAAACACgcttgagaaataccaagg attgagtGGATGTAATCTCTCAAAGCCAGGCTGTGAAGCTCTGACTTCAGTTCTCAGCAACCAGTCCTGTAGTCTGAttgagctggacctgagtaacaacaatCTCCAGGATTCAGGGTTAACAGAGCTGTCTGTTGCACTGGGGACACCACACTGTAAACTGGAAATTCTAAG GCTGAGTGTCTGTAACCTGTCAGACAAAAGCTGTGAAACTCTCTCCTCAGTTCTCTGCTCCCAGTCATCaaatctgagagagctggacctgaatAACAACAATGTGAAGGATTCAGGAGTGAGGGCACTGTCAGTTGGACTGGCAAGTCAACACTGcaaactggaaactctcag ACTTACTCTCTGTAACCTGTCAGACAAAAGCTGTGAAACTCTCTCCTCAGTTCTCTGCTCCCAGTCATcaagtctgagagagctggacctgaataacaacaacgtgaaggattcaggagtgaaggcACTGTCCGCTGGACTGGCAAGTCAACACTGCAAACTGGAAACTC GCAGGCTGTCGGGCTGCTTGATTACGAAAGATGGCTGTgcttctctggcctcagctctgaactCCAACCCCTCTCATCTGAAAGTGCTGGACTTGAGTTACAATCATCCAGACGATGCAGAAGTGGAGCTTCAGGCTGGAGTAAAGGACCAACACTGGAAACTGGAAACCCTAAG GGTGGAACCTGCTGGAGCCAAGTGGTTGAAACCAGGTTTGAAGAAgt ATTTCTGTGAACTCATAGTCGACACAAACACTATAAACAAAAACCTCAAACTGTCTgccaacaacaggaaggtgacacatgtgagAAACGATCTGATTTATCCTCGTCATCATGACAGATTTCTTGACTGGTGTCAGCTGCTGTGTAAAGATGTTTTAcatggtcgctgttactgggaggtggagtggacAGGTGAGGTTGATATATCAGTAAGTTACAGAGGAATAGGAAGGAAAGGAGAACGAAAGAACTGCAGATTTGGAGAGAATcctcagtcctggagtctggacTGCTCTAATACCCGTGGCTACGCCGTGTATCACAATCAAAGAAAATCACCCATTCACCCCTCCTCCTCGTCCCCTCCCTGTGGTTCTAAgcgagtagcagtgtatgtggactgtcctgctggcactgtGTCCTTCTACAATGTCTCCAGTGActctctgatccacctccacaccttcaacaccacattcactgaacctctttATCCTGGCTTTGGAATCTGGCACCATTCATGTGGTTCCTCAGTGCGTCTATGTTCTGTGCAGGTGGAAGAATCTCCTTCTGTTAGAGAAACTGTGTAA